From a region of the Gossypium raimondii isolate GPD5lz chromosome 10, ASM2569854v1, whole genome shotgun sequence genome:
- the LOC105777217 gene encoding receptor-like protein 15 → MISVLILEEAKWSNGCRDEERTALLQLKSFFKFNMREVGSDCCEWKWGWVECNATTRRVTGLSLCVAKYESYLFNASIFLPFGDLRILDLSNIGLVGSVRNEGFEKLSKLRHLQVLNLTGNHLNDSILSSLSKVSSLKSLSLAGNDLFTGSNRTNEIKLLSRLNSLEKLDLSRTNMTNNFLSYLGGFSSLRTLCLQGNNLQGTLHLQDFYNLKKLDLSQNRIESLQSSYGSGRHLKLISLEEIDLSSNLFNNNIFAELSGFLNLKSLNIRWNQLNGSIDVKEFCGWSNLESLDLSENEVNQFMTYEETRCLQKLKVLYLDAVSTDGNTSLVSLLEAFPFVKTLFLRDNCFLNKTMVNTQLHVLRNVENLIMDYTPLHINFLESIGILTSLKALSLFNCGLTGTLPAHGGLCFLNHLEELNLKGNDLAGAIASCLVNLTFLRYLDISNNHFTGNIASTPLTNLTMLQFLSFSKNQFQVPVSFRSFANHSNLKALLANENELVAEPAGFQTWLPKFQLKIFSLLNCTIEEHGKLQLPNFLYFQHDLRYVDLSYCNFGEIRFPHWLLQNNTRLQELYMIDSSIAGPLTLSPHPNLKLSVLDISNNRIQHEIPRNFCSLFPYVEFLIMSKNAFKTTIPLCFSRMQRLERLDLSHNNLFGGIPEELATSTSLLRIRLSNNSLSGKIIPAIYHLIGSLEALYLDGNKFEGDISDVSTISSKSLQVLDLSNNRFSGKLPRWLWNHTDLWVLDLSKNRFEGLIPMELCNLVSLEFLDLSLNHLSGTIPSCSNLQMMKHVHLANNRLSGTLSKALCKSSSLVTLDFSENNLTGRIPGWISTLPALSVLLLKANQFHGEFPLHLCRLQSLSILDLSQNKLSGHVPSCLSNLTFKPKSEKSHINSANYGFGSFDHVLVDMGLTIYNLTKDYMGSVFPLRKYDHFTFAEEKIEFSTKGATYTYKGNILDLLSAIDLSCNQLTGIIPPGLGNLSEIRGLNLSHNNLTGPIPSTFSKLKQIESLDLSFNHLNGRIPPQLTEMDALEVFNVTHNNLSGPLPDRKAQFGTFDESSYEGNPLLCGLPLNKSCNHDDSRGTSSALASEEEHGLLGMGDFYISFAVSYAIMFLTTIIVLYINSYWRQACYYFIKDGSITCYFFVVDSLYRLPCFRRNI, encoded by the exons ATGATAAGCGTGTTAATTTTAGAAGAAGCAAAGTGGAGTAATGGATGTCGGGATGAAGAACGTACGGCACTCTTGCAACTTAAATCTTTCTTCAAATTCAATATGAGGGAAGTGGGTTCAGATTGTTGTGAATGGAAATGGGGATGGGTTGAGTGCAACGCCACTACTAGACGAGTCACTGGACTCTCTCTATGCGTTGCAAAGTATGAGTCTTACCTCTTTAATGCCTCTATCTTTCTTCCCTTTGGAGATTTGAGGATTCTTGATCTCAGTAATATTGGACTTGTTGGTTCCGTAAGAAATGAAG gttttgaaaagctATCCAAGTTAAGGCATCTGCAGGTTCTTAACTTAACTGGGAATCACTTGAATGATAGCATTTTATCATCTTTGAGCAAAGTTTCAAGTCTCAAGTCTCTAAGTTTAGCAGGAAATGATCTTTTTACAGGATCAAACCGGACTAATG AAATTAAGCTGCTTTCAAGGCTGAATAGTTTGGAAAAACTTGATCTTAGTAGAACCAATATGACCAACAATTTCTTGTCATATTTGGGTGGCTTTTCATCTTTAAGAACTTTATGTCTTCAGGGAAATAACTTACAAGGAACACTTCATCTTCAAG ACTTTTATAATCTGAAGAAGTTGGATTTAAGTCAAAATCGAATTGAGAGCCTACAATCTTCCTATG GAAGTGGAAGACATCTGAAGCTGATCAGTTTAGAAGAAATTGATTTGAGTTCTAATCTcttcaataataatatatttgcaGAACTCAGTGGATTCTTAAATTTGAAGTCTTTGAATATAAGGTGGAATCAACTAAATGGATCAATAGATGTTAAAG AGTTTTGTGGTTGGAGCAATTTAGAGAGTTTAGACCTGAGCGAAAATGAGGTGAACCAATTTATGACTTATGAAG AAACTAGATGTTTGCAGAAGTTAAAGGTTCTTTATTTAGATGCTGTTTCCACCGACGGAAATACTTCCCTTGTATCACTCCTTGAGGCGTTTCCATTTGTTAAGACCCTGTTTTTAAGAGATAATTGTTTCTTAAACAAAACAATGGTTAATACAC AGTTGCATGTGTTGAGAAATGTGGAGAACTTGATCATGGATTATACTCCTCTGCACATCAACTTCTTGGAAAGCATTGGCATCTTGACTTCCCTCAAAGCCTTGTCTTTGTTTAACTGCGGTCTGACCGGTACCTTACCTGCTCATGGAG gtttatgttttctaaaCCATCTTGAAGAATTGAATCTCAAAGGAAATGATCTGGCTGGTGCAATCGCTTCATGTTTGGTTAATTTAACATTTCTTCGCTATTTGGATATCTCTAACAATCACTTCACTGGAAATATTGCCTCCACGCCCCTCACTAACCTCACAATGCTTCAATTCCTCTCCTTCTCAAAAAACCAATTTCAAGTTCCAGTGTCATTCAGGTCCTTTGCAAATCACTCTAACCTTAAAGCCCTTTTAGCCAATGAAAACGAGTTGGTAGCGGAACCAGCTGGTTTCCAAACATGGTTGCCAAAATTTCAACTAAAGATCTTCAGCTTGTTAAATTGTACGATAGAAGAACATGGGAAACTACAACTTCCTAATTTCCTCTATTTCCAACATGATTTGAGATACGTTGATCTTTCATATTGCAATTTTGGCGAGATAAGGTTCCCACATTGGTTGCTACAGAATAATACAAGGCTACAAGAACTTTACATGATAGATAGTTCAATTGCGGGGCCTCTAACCTTATCACCACATCCTAATTTGAAGCTCTCAGTACTTGATATATCCAATAATAGGATACAACATGAAATTCCAAGGAATTTTTGCTCACTTTTTCCATATGTAGAGTTCTTAATCATGTCGAAAAATGCCTTTAAGACTACTATTCCTCTTTGTTTCAGTAGAATGCAGAGGTTAGAAAGATTAGACCTGTCCCACAATAATTTGTTTGGAGGAATACCTGAAGAGTTGGCCACGAGTACCTCATTACTTCGGATTAGACTTTCAAATAATAGCTTGAGCGGCAAAATAATTCCTgcaatttatcatttaatcgGTTCGTTGGAAGCATTATATTTGGACGGGAACAAGTTTGAGGGAGATATTTCTGATGTTTCAACTATTAGCTCTAAAAGTCTCCAAGTGTTAGATTTAAGTAATAATCGTTTCTCTGGCAAGCTTCCAAGATGGTTATGGAATCATACAGATTTGTGGGTACTGGATTTGTCCAAAAACCGTTTCGAAGGTCTCATTCCTATGGAATTATGCAATTTGGTGAGTCTTGAATTCCTAGATCTTTCTCTAAATCATCTGTCTGGTACTATTCCATCTTGCTCTAATCTACAAATGATGAAGCATGTACATTTGGCCAACAATAGGCTTAGTGGAACACTATCAAAGGCCCTTTGTAAAAGCTCTTCATTGGTAACGCTGGATTTCAGTGAAAACAATTTAACTGGAAGAATTCCAGGTTGGATTAGCACGCTACCAGCTTTGAGCGTTCTTCTTCTAAAAGCAAACCAGTTCCATGGTGAATTTCCTCTACACTTATGTAGATTGCAGTCATTAAGCATCTTGGACCTTTCGCAAAATAAACTTTCCGGTCATGTACCTTCTTGCCTGagtaatttaacttttaagcCAAAGAGTGAAAAGTCTCACATCAATTCTGCCAATTATGGGTTTGGTTCTTTTGACCACGTATTGGTAGACATGGGACTAACCATATATAATCTCACAAAAGACTATATGGGAAGTGTATTTCCATTACGCAAATATGATCATTTCACCTTTGCTGAAGAAAAGATAGAGTTTTCAACAAAGGGTGCAACATACACTTACAAGGGAAATATTCTTGATCTGTTGTCTGCAATTGATCTCTCTTGCAACCAACTCACAGGGATAATCCCACCAGGATTGGGAAATTTGAGTGAAATCCGAGGTCTAAACTTGTCGCACAACAACTTAACTGGACCTATCCCCTCAACTTTCTCAAAACTAAAGCAGATTGAGAGTTTGGACCTTTCCTTCAATCATTTAAATGGAAGAATCCCCCCTCAACTAACGGAGATGGATGCTTTGGAGGTATTCAATGTCACACATAACAACTTGTCAGGGCCTCTCCCTGATAGAAAAGCTCAATTTGGGACCTTTGATGAGAGCAGTTATGAGGGAAATCCTCTTCTCTGTGGGCTTCCATTGAACAAGAGTTGTAATCATGATGATTCACGAGGAACTTCAAGTGCTTTAGCTAGCGAAGAAGAACATGGTCTTTTAGGCATGGGTGATTTCTATATCAGCTTTGCAGTTTCCTATGCAATTATGTTTTTAACAACTATCATTGTGCTCTACATAAACTCATATTGGAGACAAGCATGCTATTATTTCATTAAAGACGGTAGCATCACTTGCTATTTTTTCGTTGTGGATAGTCTTTATAGGTTGCCCTGCTTCAGAAGAAACATCTAA